A window of Paraburkholderia sp. PGU19 genomic DNA:
TGAAGCCGCTGAATATCACGCGCTCCCAGTGGTGGGTGTTGATTTATCTCGCTCGTCACGACGGCATGATCCAAAGTGATCTGGCGAAATTGCTAGAGCTGGGGAAGGCCGCTCTTGGTGGACTGATTGACCGGCTTGAGGCTTCTGGCCTGGTCCGCCGTGGCGCAGATGACTCTGATCGACGCGCCAAGCGAATCTATTTGTCGGCTGCGGGCACGAAACTGATTAAGGAAATGCAGGTACGCAGCGATCAGATGAACGAGCGTATCCTCGCAGGGCTGAACGCTGAAGACCGCGAAA
This region includes:
- a CDS encoding MarR family transcriptional regulator, whose translation is MNQQAQLPTRKKKASAPADNAAPQNREEGWDQRLGFLMHDVSRLRRTAYDTYMKPLNITRSQWWVLIYLARHDGMIQSDLAKLLELGKAALGGLIDRLEASGLVRRGADDSDRRAKRIYLSAAGTKLIKEMQVRSDQMNERILAGLNAEDRENLTDLLTRVKRNLQAIVRDNE